The following proteins come from a genomic window of Tolypothrix sp. PCC 7712:
- a CDS encoding tyrosine-type recombinase/integrase has product MKINRHGRAKVLTQQEIQLIFSHGLDNDRDRTLFGVCLFSACRIREACTLLTEDIYTPLGLVRPQLIIRKANTKGKLATRTIPVIEDLRQILTNYYPLAGNPYLFPGRSDGHLCEDSAARILRGACKQVGIIGVSTHSFRRTALTQMSNAGIPLRVIQEISGHRNLEQLQRYLEVSDQQVLGAAASLAMLSPVGRTGVELKLDEKLEIDANSPR; this is encoded by the coding sequence ATGAAAATCAATCGGCACGGTCGCGCCAAGGTTCTGACACAGCAAGAGATACAGCTAATCTTCAGTCACGGTTTAGACAATGACCGGGACAGAACTTTATTTGGCGTGTGTCTGTTTAGTGCCTGCCGCATTCGGGAAGCCTGCACCCTGTTAACAGAAGACATCTACACACCCCTTGGGTTAGTCAGACCCCAGCTAATTATTAGAAAAGCGAACACTAAAGGCAAACTGGCCACACGCACAATCCCAGTAATTGAAGACCTGCGCCAAATACTAACCAACTACTACCCACTAGCAGGTAATCCCTACTTATTCCCCGGTCGCAGTGATGGACACCTATGCGAAGACTCAGCCGCTAGGATACTGCGCGGAGCTTGCAAACAAGTAGGGATAATCGGCGTATCGACGCACAGCTTCAGGCGTACAGCCCTAACGCAGATGAGTAATGCAGGTATCCCACTCAGGGTAATTCAAGAAATTAGTGGGCATCGCAACCTAGAACAGTTACAGAGATACCTGGAAGTATCGGATCAGCAGGTGTTAGGGGCAGCCGCCAGCTTGGCGATGCTGTCACCTGTGGGTAGAACTGGTGTAGAACTAAAACTCGATGAAAAGCTAGAAATTGATGCGAATAGTCCCCGTTAG
- a CDS encoding protein NO VEIN domain-containing protein, translating to MATFIFLCNEDTEIDIRDQIEDAKEQIASGEFYDTPWSCGNSTKIKIGDRAYLKRTGNRPHGFFAAGKVVAAPEGYQLRKQGEYKHLSEAYLNSFYGNSFMVLLHIDSVVNFDQPLEQEKLRYMPQFRGANFTFMQGGCEFIARFCEDLDSAWEEHSMILSRKGYGKRLVDTFCDRGQAHKDKMNYQAAIEAYNQALLIQPRYSKAVNALKTCESLLKKQITKKISETEEIKSDKNSNELESSNISDSSNKIERIKDITIAKQQEEASFLGVSFGNYQKNKEVEKAAVDFVRKQYNGWNIESVERDKVGYDLICTNKSLVENVEIKGVSGNEPAFIITANEVNQANKNPNFVLWVVTSALNSPKGHRWSGSEMLSQFELKPIQYMARLRPKTQS from the coding sequence ATGGCAACGTTCATCTTTCTCTGCAATGAAGATACCGAAATTGACATCCGTGACCAGATAGAGGACGCAAAGGAACAAATTGCTTCTGGAGAATTTTACGATACTCCGTGGAGTTGTGGAAATAGTACCAAGATTAAAATTGGAGATAGAGCTTACCTTAAACGAACAGGTAATAGACCGCATGGTTTTTTTGCTGCTGGTAAAGTTGTTGCTGCACCTGAAGGATACCAACTAAGAAAACAAGGTGAATATAAGCATCTAAGTGAAGCCTATTTAAATAGCTTCTATGGAAACAGTTTCATGGTACTTCTTCATATAGATTCTGTTGTTAATTTTGATCAGCCCTTGGAACAGGAAAAATTAAGATATATGCCTCAGTTCAGGGGAGCTAATTTCACATTTATGCAGGGAGGATGTGAGTTTATTGCAAGATTTTGTGAAGATTTAGATTCTGCTTGGGAAGAACACTCGATGATTCTTTCGAGAAAAGGGTATGGTAAGCGTTTAGTTGATACTTTCTGCGACAGAGGGCAGGCTCACAAGGATAAGATGAACTATCAAGCTGCTATTGAGGCATACAACCAGGCTCTTCTTATTCAGCCTCGCTATTCCAAAGCTGTTAATGCTTTGAAAACGTGTGAAAGTCTACTCAAGAAGCAAATTACTAAAAAAATATCTGAAACAGAAGAAATAAAATCTGATAAAAACTCCAATGAATTAGAATCTTCAAACATCTCAGATAGTAGCAATAAAATTGAAAGGATTAAAGACATAACTATAGCCAAACAGCAAGAAGAAGCAAGTTTTCTGGGTGTTAGTTTTGGCAATTATCAAAAAAACAAAGAAGTTGAGAAAGCCGCAGTTGATTTTGTACGGAAACAGTATAATGGCTGGAATATTGAATCTGTTGAAAGAGATAAAGTAGGCTACGACTTAATCTGTACTAACAAATCCTTAGTTGAAAATGTTGAAATAAAGGGTGTTTCTGGAAACGAACCAGCTTTTATAATTACCGCTAACGAGGTTAATCAGGCAAATAAAAATCCTAATTTTGTGCTGTGGGTTGTAACTTCAGCACTTAACAGTCCAAAAGGACACCGTTGGAGCGGAAGTGAAATGTTGTCTCAGTTCGAGCTAAAACCAATTCAATACATGGCGAGATTACGTCCGAAAACTCAGAGTTAA